From one Kwoniella dejecticola CBS 10117 chromosome 2, complete sequence genomic stretch:
- a CDS encoding peptidyl-prolyl cis-trans isomerase-like 2: MGHNSDKMYVTHSEHASGSHTASSTGKKGESGKSEFLRLPFDCCALSLQPFKNPVAVLAEIEGNEPPRADVFDLLNIVPYVRKYKTNPVSGKPLETSQLIKLNLFKNAEGNMHDPITYKVFSPHIHIVFLKNTGNVFDMASLQLLAIKPKTWRDLVNDEPFKREDIITIQDPQNLGARDLREYDYVKKDKKVNDDDMEDPLRGINVDAAGGASKVLKMLAEKTRAEQSPSGTPPPSKGKSGNTEDKKEGVIAKRKVEQLAYNASNFSSGRAAASLTSTSLTPQVKSERAMFDEEEFMFEEMSRPTKEKERLKSKAYVTILTNFGGLNLELHGDKAPKTVYNFVQLAKKGYYDNVVFHRLIPGFMIQGGDPTGTGRGGQSFWGEPFRDEYNEKGAYKHDGRGVLSMANSGPRTNSSQFFITFRETEHLNGKHTVFGKLVGGEDVLDKIERVAVRPGGDRPAKDIVILGVNVLQDPFEAYQEKLKARLARQDQSDEAIRKRQEMKEEREKDRTTWLGTNLGEKGESKIQKEKRKLEQVSSGVGKYLAGTKPSVNAKGNGNGHGASPVSDVMDFGGEKKKKKAGGFGDFSGW, encoded by the exons atgggaCATAATTCCGATAAGATGTACGTGACGCACTCGGAGCACGCTTCGGGGAGTCACACAGCTTCTAGTACggggaagaaaggtgaaagtggGAAATCGGAGTTCTTGAGATTACCTTT CGATTGCTGTGCTCTATCCTTACAGCCTTTCAAGAACCCCGTAGCTGTCTtagctgagattgagggcAATGAACCCCCTCGAGCGGACGTCTTTGATCTGCTGAATATTGTGCCATACGTACGGAAGTATAAGACCA ATCCTGTATCGGGGAAACCGCTGGAAACTTCGCAATTGATAAAATTGAATttattcaag AATGCAGAAGGCAACATGCACGATCCGATAACGTACAAAGTCTTCTCTCCGCATATAcatatcgtcttcctcaaaAACACC GGAAACGTATTCGACATGGCATCTTTACAACTCCTAGCTATAAAACCGAAGACATGGCGAGATCTAGTGAATGACGAGCCGTTTAAAAGGGAAGATATAATTACCATACAGGATCCACAGAATTTAGGAGCGAGGGATTTGAGGGAGTACGATTAcgtcaagaaggataaaaAGGTCAATG ACGATGATATGGAAGATCCGCTTCGAGGGATCAACGTTGATGCTGCGGGAGGGGCGAGTAAGGTGTTAAAGATGTTAGCTGAGAAG ACGAGGGCAGAACAATCTCCGTCTGGCACCCCGCCGCCCTCAAAGGGTAAATCAGGGAACACCGAAGATAAGAAGGAAGGGGTGATTGCGAAACGCAAAGTCGAGCAATTGGCAT ACAATGCTTCAAATTTCAGCTCGGGGAGAGCCGCAGCTTCGTTGACCAGTACATCCTTGACTCCGCAAGTGAAGTCTGAAAGAGCGATgttcgacgaggaggagT TCATGTTTGAAGAGATGTCTCGTCcgacgaaggagaaggaacgCCTGAAATCCAAAGCATACGTCACGATTCTAACGAATTTTGGTGGATTGAATCTGGAATTACACGGTGATAAAGCGCCGAAAACGGTGTATAATTTCGTGCagctggcgaagaaggggtattATGATAATGTGGTATTCCATCGATTGATACCTGGTTTCATG ATACAAGGAGGTGATCCGACGGGAACAGGGCGAGGGGGTCAATCATTTTGGGGTGAACCTTTCCGGGATGAATACAATGAAAAGGGGGCATATAAGCATGATGGACGAGGTGTTTTG TCAATGGCGAATAGTGGACCACGGACGAACTCTTCACAGTTCTTCATTACTTTCAGAGAGACCGAACATCTGAACGGGAAACATACTGTGTTTGGTAAACTTGTAGGAGGCGAGGATGTGTTAGATAAGATAGAGCGTGTGGCTGTTCGACCGGGAGGTGATAGACCTGCGAAAGACATCGTCATACTGGGTGTCAACGT CCTGCAAGACCCTTTTGAAGCGTATCAAGAGAAACTAAAGGCTAGATTAGCGAGGCAAGACCAGTCTGACGAAGCTATACGGAAAAGAcaagagatgaaggaagagagggaaaaagACCGGACGACGTGGCTAGGAACGAATTTGGGTGAAAAGGGGGAATCAAAGATtcagaaggagaaaaggaaaCTTGAACAAGTCAGTAGTGGCGTAGGAAAATACTTGGCAGGGACCAAACCCAGTGTGAACGCCAAGggcaatgggaatgggcatggCGCCTCACCTGTATCGGATGTCATGGATTTTggaggggagaagaagaagaagaaagcaggTGGTTTTGGTGATTTCTCgggatggtga